CAACGCATGAGCATCTTTACGCAGAGCATGGGTGTTTTTCGTCAGGTCCTCGTTATAACAGCCATCATGTGTTTCTGTCCTGGGCCGCCTGTTCTGTCCCCGTTAACTACTCTTGAAGCCTCGACATCCCAATGGTTCGCGCAACCCCAGGACAATGACCAGACATGATGCGACTATGGCACACAATACTAGCAGTTATCACTCTCCTGGTAGTCTCTAGGTGCCAGGGCTGTGAGAATGACTACTACCCTTCAGTTTCTACTGCTGAACCATGCGCCATTGTAAGCAGTTCCTGGTCTTCCCAACAGGTCTTCAGCCCATCTGGTATGTTTTTCCCACTGAGGCAGGTCAGAATCGATGACTAACTGGCCTGGACAAAAGCAACTCCGACTGTAGCAGCTGAGCTGGCTTACGAGTGTCTTAACTCTATCCCGCTGCACAAACAGGAAGCTCTTGAGCTTGTCGATGCCATTGAGCCTTACTTGGAATGGCAGAGTGACTCGGCCTACAAAGCCGACCCGCCCGAGGGCTACTTTTTTCCGCCTTTCGATATGTTTTCTGCATTGGCGCAGGTCCGCCAGAACTTGGAGGAAGACATGTACGGCAACGAGTATGATTTTCAGGAGGATCTATACGTCTCGGTGTTTTGTCCCGGGCATGATGGCCATTATGTCTTTTACCCAGATGCCTTAACCCGCGTCTTTGAATGGAGGCGACAACGCGCTCTTGTTTCCGTCAGTGAGGATGGGGTCTCGCTGCCAGTCATTAAGATTTATGGTATTTATCTCAGGAGAGCGAGTTCATTGACAGCCTTGCTGACGACCTACTGACCAGAGGATATTACCGAATCTCCAGAGACTGCGTCGGTAGTCAGCCTCATCAACGGCGTTGATGCAGCTACCTACGTGGCGGAAACCATATACAAGGCAACTTACAACCGAGATCCAGACGCCGCCTATAATAGCATGTTTTACGAAAAGGCGTCTGTTGCGGTGGGGAGTCCGTTGGGCTTTTTTGCAAAGGGTGGCCGAGTGAGATACGTTTACCCAGGGCCAAACACGACGTTCACGTTCGAGAATGGTACCACTCTCTCGTTGGAGAATGTCGCTGCTGTCAAAGCTGACATGACCGGCGTGGTTGACGGCCCTTCTTATTACGCTAAATTCTGCAATCCAGACGGTGGCAATGCAACTACTATCAGAGAAAGCCcggttgatgaggctggagatggggaaaTTGCTGTTATTGGCTACCCAAAGCCTGTGATCATCACTCAGGATGGCGTCGTCTCTGGTTATTTtcttgagggtgatggcttcGAAGACGTTGCAGTCATCGCTGTTCTTTCTTTCGAGCCTCGATCTCCTACCGAATTTCAGGCAGTTTGCCAACGGTTCTTTTCACTAGCAGCACAAGAAGGCAAGACTAAACTCGTTATCGACTTTCAGGGTAATGGCGGCGGTTATATCCTCCAGGGCTACGACTTTTTCAGGCAGCTATTCCCTTCCACCGTCCAGGAAGGACTGAGCCGGTTCAAAGAAGACCCCagctttctctctcttgccAGTATCATCAGTGATCTCGTGGCCGGTGTCAACCCTTACACAGAGCCGAGCGCAAATCTCGTTCGAAACTACCAAAACTGGTTCAACTATCGCTACGACCTCGATCTCCACGGCCAACTCTTCCCGTCGTTTGACGCCAAGTTTTACCCGCACATCTACAAATCTACCCCCTACACCTCACTGCTGCGCTGGAACCTCTATGACAGCCTCACGACCATCAACACGACCTTTGGATTAGGCATCGAGGTGACCGGCTATGGTGCCCGAACCAACCTGGCGCAGCCCTTTTTCGCCGAGAACATTGTTCTTTTATACGACGGCACTTGCGCCTCTACCTGCGCGGTGACCTCCGAGTTCTTCAGCCTGCAGGCCAATGTCAAGTCGATCGCAATGGGTGGCCTCCCGGAGCCGGGTTTAATCCAAGGAGTGGGCGGCGTCAGGGGCGCGCAAGTGCTGCAGTACAAAAATATCTACGACTATGCCAGctcctacctaccttgggcCGGGAATCCGTTCCAGGCTGC
This window of the Podospora pseudoanserina strain CBS 124.78 chromosome 3, whole genome shotgun sequence genome carries:
- a CDS encoding hypothetical protein (EggNog:ENOG503PA1B; COG:S); this encodes MMRLWHTILAVITLLVVSRCQGCENDYYPSVSTAEPCAIVSSSWSSQQVFSPSATPTVAAELAYECLNSIPLHKQEALELVDAIEPYLEWQSDSAYKADPPEGYFFPPFDMFSALAQVRQNLEEDMYGNEYDFQEDLYVSVFCPGHDGHYVFYPDALTRVFEWRRQRALVSVSEDGVSLPVIKIYEDITESPETASVVSLINGVDAATYVAETIYKATYNRDPDAAYNSMFYEKASVAVGSPLGFFAKGGRVRYVYPGPNTTFTFENGTTLSLENVAAVKADMTGVVDGPSYYAKFCNPDGGNATTIRESPVDEAGDGEIAVIGYPKPVIITQDGVVSGYFLEGDGFEDVAVIAVLSFEPRSPTEFQAVCQRFFSLAAQEGKTKLVIDFQGNGGGYILQGYDFFRQLFPSTVQEGLSRFKEDPSFLSLASIISDLVAGVNPYTEPSANLVRNYQNWFNYRYDLDLHGQLFPSFDAKFYPHIYKSTPYTSLLRWNLYDSLTTINTTFGLGIEVTGYGARTNLAQPFFAENIVLLYDGTCASTCAVTSEFFSLQANVKSIAMGGLPEPGLIQGVGGVRGAQVLQYKNIYDYASSYLPWAGNPFQAAALSRYSSLPVNRSTSAAVNARDEIFPQNIYDGLPAQYVVQESDCRLYWTEPMIMDVSEVWKAAADSAFNGAGCAAGGIERTEPGMCPPRPGTPSPLPVYGPWLPEQYRKVNAPVDDVGWMAVHGMKAIL